The Phaeobacter sp. A36a-5a genome contains a region encoding:
- a CDS encoding DMT family transporter, which produces MVTSLTSHQPGRAIALKLAAIALFTGLSAIIKATSDVVPAGEAVFFRSFFAIPVILIWLTLRGQLPRGLKTSRPGGHFLRGILGTTAMGMTFMGLGMLPLPEVTAIGYATPIFTLILAALLLGERIRLIRISAVIIGLIGVLVMLWPRLGGGDLGDTATLGAILILIATVARGLVQIHIRRMVMTEHTAAIVFYFSLTASILSLCTLPFGWVWPDPVTLALLIGAGLVGGVAQILVTSSYRFAPASMLAPYDYSSMLFAILLGYIWFNELPTLVMLIGAGLVIAGNVLVIWRESRLGLERGKARSVTDPKG; this is translated from the coding sequence ATGGTGACATCCTTAACATCGCATCAACCGGGCCGTGCCATTGCGCTGAAACTGGCGGCCATTGCCCTGTTCACCGGGCTGTCGGCGATCATCAAGGCAACATCCGATGTGGTGCCCGCGGGTGAGGCGGTGTTCTTCCGATCGTTTTTTGCCATTCCGGTGATCTTGATCTGGCTGACCCTGCGCGGCCAGCTGCCGCGTGGTTTGAAAACATCGCGGCCCGGAGGGCATTTCCTGCGTGGCATCCTGGGAACGACGGCGATGGGGATGACCTTCATGGGGCTGGGGATGCTGCCACTGCCCGAAGTCACCGCGATTGGTTATGCAACGCCGATCTTCACGCTGATTCTGGCCGCACTTCTGCTTGGGGAGCGGATCCGGCTGATCCGGATCAGCGCGGTGATCATCGGTCTGATCGGTGTTCTGGTGATGCTCTGGCCGCGACTGGGGGGCGGAGATCTGGGCGATACCGCGACCCTGGGGGCCATCCTGATCCTGATCGCGACGGTGGCGCGCGGGCTGGTACAGATCCATATCCGCCGTATGGTGATGACGGAACATACGGCCGCCATCGTGTTCTACTTCTCGCTGACCGCCTCGATCCTGTCGCTATGCACGCTGCCCTTTGGCTGGGTCTGGCCTGACCCCGTTACGCTGGCGCTGCTGATCGGCGCCGGGCTGGTTGGCGGGGTGGCGCAGATTCTGGTCACCTCCTCGTATCGGTTTGCCCCGGCGTCGATGCTGGCGCCCTACGATTATTCCTCGATGCTGTTTGCCATTCTGCTGGGCTATATCTGGTTCAATGAGCTGCCGACGCTGGTGATGCTGATCGGTGCCGGGCTGGTGATCGCGGGCAATGTGCTGGTAATCTGGCGCGAGAGCCGTCTGGGCTTGGAACGCGGCAAGGCGCGGTCGGTTACCGATCCCAAGGGTTGA
- a CDS encoding MarR family winged helix-turn-helix transcriptional regulator, which translates to MTNTPTSPIPDTPDLLCFAIYSANHALTRLYRPLLAPLGLTYPQYLVLISLYHTDGQTVGALGQQLDLETNTLTPLLKRMEAAGLLARVANPEDDRSRLVQLTARGRDLADNAGEITSCILKELGGDLQDLLDLRDRINGLRARLEAD; encoded by the coding sequence ATGACCAATACGCCAACATCCCCCATACCAGATACGCCGGATCTCCTGTGCTTTGCGATTTATTCGGCAAACCACGCGCTGACTCGGCTCTATCGCCCGTTGCTGGCGCCGCTGGGGCTGACCTATCCTCAGTATCTGGTGTTGATCTCGCTTTATCACACCGATGGGCAGACCGTCGGCGCGTTGGGCCAGCAGCTGGACCTGGAAACCAACACGCTGACACCACTGTTGAAGCGGATGGAGGCTGCGGGGCTGCTGGCACGTGTGGCCAACCCCGAGGATGATCGCAGCCGTCTGGTGCAGCTTACAGCGCGGGGGCGGGATCTGGCGGATAACGCAGGCGAGATCACCTCCTGTATCCTGAAGGAACTGGGGGGCGACCTGCAGGATCTGCTGGACCTGCGGGACCGCATCAACGGGTTGCGCGCCCGTCTGGAGGCGGATTAG
- a CDS encoding organic hydroperoxide resistance protein — MSVSPVYTAAATATGGRDGKASIHDSDLSFDLDPPKEMGGGGKGSNPEQLFAAGYAACYIGAMKFATTQDDSLAKVPNDVSVHAEVGIGPRDEGGFGLTVALKVALPGLSPEEAKAVTEAGHKICPYSNAVRGNVTVTTELV, encoded by the coding sequence ATGAGTGTTTCTCCCGTCTACACAGCCGCAGCAACCGCAACCGGTGGCCGCGATGGCAAAGCCAGCATCCACGACAGCGACCTCAGCTTTGATCTGGATCCGCCCAAGGAAATGGGTGGCGGCGGCAAGGGCAGCAACCCCGAGCAGCTGTTCGCTGCCGGCTATGCGGCCTGCTACATCGGCGCGATGAAATTCGCGACCACTCAGGACGACAGCCTCGCCAAGGTACCGAATGACGTGTCGGTCCACGCCGAGGTCGGCATTGGCCCGCGCGACGAAGGCGGCTTTGGTCTCACCGTTGCACTGAAGGTCGCCCTGCCCGGCCTCTCCCCCGAGGAGGCAAAGGCGGTGACCGAGGCAGGCCACAAGATCTGCCCCTATTCCAACGCGGTGCGCGGCAATGTGACCGTCACCACCGAGCTGGTCTGA
- a CDS encoding branched-chain amino acid aminotransferase — protein sequence MAGYDDRDGLIWMDGEMVDWRDAKVHILSHAMHYASSVFEGERAYNGKIFKSREHSERLVASAEALDMPMPYTVDQIEAAKQETLKASGLQDAYVRAVVWRGSGEDMGVASAKNPVRMAIAVWGWGAYYGDAKMQGAKLDIAEWKRPSPETIPVHAKAAGLYMICTISKHKAEAKGCSDALFMDYRGYVAEATGANIFFVKDGEVHTPKPDCFLNGITRQTVIGMLKDRGITVHERHIMPEELDGFEQCWLTGTAAEVTPVGQIGPHSFEVGEMTREIAKAYEELVRS from the coding sequence ATGGCGGGTTATGATGATCGGGACGGTTTGATCTGGATGGACGGGGAAATGGTCGACTGGCGCGATGCAAAGGTCCATATCCTCAGCCACGCGATGCATTATGCCTCCTCCGTCTTCGAGGGTGAGCGCGCCTATAATGGCAAGATCTTCAAGAGCCGCGAGCATTCGGAGCGTCTGGTCGCCAGCGCAGAAGCGCTGGATATGCCGATGCCCTATACCGTGGATCAGATCGAAGCCGCGAAGCAGGAAACCCTGAAAGCCAGCGGATTGCAGGATGCCTATGTGCGGGCCGTTGTCTGGCGCGGCTCGGGCGAAGACATGGGTGTCGCTTCGGCGAAGAACCCGGTGCGCATGGCCATCGCGGTCTGGGGCTGGGGCGCCTATTATGGCGATGCCAAGATGCAGGGCGCCAAACTGGATATCGCGGAATGGAAACGACCAAGCCCGGAAACCATCCCGGTCCACGCCAAGGCGGCAGGTCTCTACATGATCTGCACCATCTCCAAGCACAAGGCCGAGGCCAAGGGCTGCTCGGATGCGTTGTTCATGGATTACCGTGGCTATGTGGCGGAGGCGACCGGCGCCAATATTTTCTTCGTGAAGGATGGCGAAGTGCATACGCCGAAACCTGACTGTTTCCTGAACGGCATCACCCGACAGACCGTAATCGGTATGCTGAAGGATCGCGGTATCACCGTGCACGAGCGCCACATCATGCCGGAGGAACTGGACGGGTTCGAACAGTGCTGGCTGACCGGCACCGCCGCCGAAGTCACCCCGGTTGGCCAGATCGGTCCGCACAGCTTCGAGGTGGGCGAGATGACACGTGAGATCGCCAAAGCCTATGAGGAGCTGGTGCGCAGCTGA
- a CDS encoding MarR family winged helix-turn-helix transcriptional regulator, with protein MAEGRPGQGFGGESLLFLTDEQLRQGIEAMFFAYRGFTADPDRILAEMAYGRAHHRAIHFINRAPGTTVNNLLSILGVTKQSLNRVLRALIGDGLVESRVGVTDKRERHLFLTDKGRALEAKLSDAQRARMRTAYKDAGPEAVQGFKRVLEAMMDADMRRAYAKLRESGT; from the coding sequence ATGGCAGAAGGGCGACCGGGGCAGGGATTTGGCGGCGAAAGCCTGCTGTTTCTGACGGATGAGCAGTTGCGGCAGGGCATTGAGGCGATGTTCTTTGCCTATCGCGGATTTACCGCAGACCCGGATCGTATTCTGGCTGAGATGGCCTATGGTCGGGCACATCACCGGGCGATCCATTTTATCAATCGAGCACCGGGCACGACGGTCAATAATCTGCTGAGCATTCTGGGGGTGACCAAACAGTCGCTGAACCGGGTGCTGCGGGCCCTGATCGGTGATGGTCTGGTGGAAAGCCGGGTCGGGGTCACCGACAAGCGCGAGCGGCATCTGTTTCTGACCGACAAGGGGCGTGCGCTGGAGGCCAAGCTTTCGGATGCGCAGCGCGCCCGGATGCGCACCGCCTACAAGGATGCCGGCCCGGAAGCGGTGCAGGGCTTCAAGCGCGTGCTGGAAGCGATGATGGACGCCGACATGCGGCGCGCCTATGCCAAGCTGCGGGAGAGTGGCACATGA
- a CDS encoding response regulator translates to MTRFDSHLLIVDDDERIRGLLKKFLMRAGFLVTAARDAAHARRVLSGLDFDLIVLDVMMPGEDGVSLTRSLRETLSTPILLLTAKGETDDRIEGLEAGADDYLSKPFEPKELLLRINAILRRMPEPTAQDAAPKVLHLGPIRYDIERGEMWQGEELIRLTGTENQLMKIFSACPGEPVSRTKLVEDLGRDRGQAQERAVDVQITRLRRKIEPNPKQPQYLQTVRGAGYMLAPD, encoded by the coding sequence ATGACCCGGTTCGATTCCCATTTGCTGATTGTCGATGATGATGAGCGCATTCGCGGCCTGCTGAAGAAGTTCCTGATGCGCGCCGGGTTTCTGGTCACCGCCGCCCGCGATGCCGCTCATGCGCGGCGGGTATTGTCGGGGCTGGATTTCGACCTGATCGTCCTGGATGTGATGATGCCGGGCGAGGATGGGGTCTCGCTCACCCGGTCGCTGCGCGAAACCCTGAGCACCCCGATCCTGCTGCTGACCGCCAAGGGCGAAACGGATGACCGGATCGAGGGGCTGGAAGCTGGCGCGGATGACTATCTGTCCAAACCGTTCGAGCCAAAAGAACTGTTGTTGCGGATCAATGCAATCCTGCGGCGGATGCCTGAGCCCACGGCCCAGGATGCCGCGCCCAAAGTGCTGCATCTGGGACCGATCCGCTATGATATTGAGCGCGGCGAGATGTGGCAGGGTGAGGAGTTGATCCGACTGACCGGCACCGAAAACCAGCTGATGAAGATCTTCTCCGCCTGTCCGGGCGAGCCGGTGAGCCGCACCAAACTGGTCGAGGATCTGGGCCGCGACCGTGGTCAGGCGCAGGAACGCGCCGTGGATGTGCAGATCACCCGGCTGCGGCGCAAGATCGAGCCCAACCCGAAGCAGCCGCAATATCTGCAGACGGTGCGCGGCGCAGGATATATGCTGGCACCGGATTAG
- a CDS encoding histone deacetylase family protein codes for MATALLTHADCLLHVTPEGHPERVARLEHVLHALAGLDLHRVTAPMAAEDDILRIHPKSYLEELRRSLPQEGFGRIDGDTFLSPGSLDAAFRAAGAAVRAVDMVLTGEVQNAFAAVRPPGHHAETETAMGFCFFGNAALAAKHALDHHGLARVAVVDFDVHHGNGTQDLLWDEPRALFISSQQMPLWPGSGRPEEDGAHGQILNLPLPPGSGGVHMRSTYVDQVFPRLRTFKPELIVISAGFDAHQDDPLAELNWSTEDFRWLSRELCALAAEICAGRIVSTLEGGYDLNALAAAAKAHVEELIEAGR; via the coding sequence ATGGCGACCGCTTTGTTAACCCACGCAGATTGCCTGCTGCATGTGACGCCCGAGGGCCATCCCGAGCGGGTGGCGAGGCTGGAGCATGTGCTGCATGCGCTGGCGGGGCTGGACCTGCACAGGGTCACCGCGCCGATGGCGGCGGAAGACGATATCCTGCGCATTCACCCAAAGAGCTATCTGGAGGAGCTGCGCCGCAGCCTGCCGCAGGAGGGATTTGGTCGCATTGATGGCGATACATTCCTGTCGCCCGGATCGCTGGATGCCGCCTTTCGCGCGGCGGGGGCAGCTGTACGCGCGGTCGATATGGTCCTGACGGGCGAGGTTCAGAACGCCTTTGCCGCGGTGCGCCCGCCCGGCCACCATGCCGAGACAGAGACCGCGATGGGGTTCTGCTTCTTTGGCAATGCCGCACTGGCGGCCAAACATGCGCTGGATCACCATGGGCTGGCGCGTGTGGCGGTGGTGGATTTCGACGTGCATCACGGCAATGGCACGCAGGATTTGTTGTGGGACGAGCCGCGGGCGCTGTTCATCTCAAGCCAGCAGATGCCGCTCTGGCCGGGATCCGGTCGCCCTGAGGAAGACGGCGCACACGGCCAGATCCTGAACCTGCCGCTGCCACCCGGATCAGGGGGCGTGCACATGAGGTCGACCTATGTCGATCAGGTGTTTCCGCGGCTGCGGACCTTCAAGCCGGAGCTGATCGTCATCTCCGCCGGCTTTGACGCGCATCAGGATGATCCGCTGGCCGAACTCAATTGGAGCACCGAGGATTTCCGCTGGCTCAGCCGCGAACTCTGCGCGCTGGCGGCGGAGATCTGCGCGGGGCGTATCGTCTCGACTTTGGAAGGTGGATATGATCTGAACGCGCTGGCCGCTGCGGCCAAAGCCCACGTGGAAGAATTGATAGAGGCAGGCAGATGA
- a CDS encoding exodeoxyribonuclease VII small subunit, whose amino-acid sequence MTDTTSPETPVDELSFEQAMRALETVVDQLERGDVALDASIALYERGAALKKRCEDELKRAEEKVAAITLDAAGTPTGTQPLDAG is encoded by the coding sequence ATGACCGACACCACCAGTCCAGAAACACCCGTTGACGAGCTGAGTTTTGAGCAGGCGATGCGCGCGCTTGAAACCGTGGTGGATCAGCTGGAGCGCGGCGATGTGGCGCTGGATGCGTCCATTGCGCTTTATGAGCGCGGTGCCGCGCTGAAGAAGCGCTGCGAGGACGAGCTGAAGCGGGCCGAGGAAAAGGTGGCGGCAATCACGCTAGATGCCGCAGGCACGCCGACCGGGACCCAGCCGCTGGATGCCGGCTGA
- a CDS encoding polyprenyl synthetase family protein — translation MSAAADTQSRPFAQALKEAQTRITAHMEARLGGNDPLHAAMRYAITGGKMLRGFLVLESARLHGVAEQAALEAALAIECIHAYSLVHDDLPCMDDDDLRRGQPTVHRKWDEAMAVLAGDSLQTFAFELLADPKIGPHALTLIRGLAQSSGKDGMVSGQMLDIAAETAARPLDLDQITQLQNRKTGCLIAWSATAGAVMAGADDSPLRRYADALGLAFQIADDILDVEGDAAKVGKAVRKDAEAGKATFVSLLGLDAAKDRARTLMEQACEALTPYGHAAETLKETARFVISRDS, via the coding sequence ATGAGCGCCGCCGCAGACACGCAGAGCCGGCCCTTTGCCCAGGCGCTGAAAGAAGCCCAGACCCGGATCACCGCCCATATGGAGGCCCGGCTGGGCGGCAACGATCCGCTGCATGCGGCCATGCGCTATGCCATCACCGGCGGCAAGATGCTGCGCGGGTTTCTGGTTCTGGAAAGCGCGCGCCTGCATGGGGTTGCCGAACAGGCCGCGCTTGAAGCGGCGCTGGCGATCGAATGTATTCACGCCTATTCGCTGGTGCATGACGATCTGCCCTGCATGGATGACGATGATCTGCGCCGGGGCCAGCCCACCGTTCACAGGAAATGGGATGAGGCGATGGCGGTTCTGGCGGGGGACAGTTTGCAGACATTTGCGTTTGAGCTGCTTGCCGATCCCAAGATCGGACCCCATGCGCTGACCCTGATCCGCGGGCTGGCGCAATCCTCCGGCAAGGATGGTATGGTCTCCGGTCAGATGCTGGATATCGCCGCTGAAACCGCTGCGAGGCCGCTGGATCTGGATCAGATCACCCAGTTGCAGAACCGCAAGACCGGCTGCTTGATTGCTTGGTCCGCGACCGCTGGCGCGGTCATGGCCGGGGCGGATGACAGCCCGCTGCGACGCTATGCCGATGCGCTTGGCCTTGCTTTTCAGATTGCCGATGACATTTTGGATGTGGAAGGCGACGCTGCCAAGGTCGGCAAGGCCGTGCGCAAGGATGCGGAAGCGGGCAAGGCCACGTTTGTGTCTCTTCTGGGGCTGGACGCGGCGAAGGATCGCGCCAGAACCCTGATGGAACAGGCCTGTGAGGCGCTGACCCCCTATGGTCATGCCGCCGAAACCTTGAAGGAAACCGCGCGCTTCGTTATCTCGCGCGATAGCTGA